The proteins below come from a single Rosa rugosa chromosome 2, drRosRugo1.1, whole genome shotgun sequence genomic window:
- the LOC133729419 gene encoding P-loop NTPase domain-containing protein LPA1 homolog 2 isoform X1 yields MSESAKVLYIVVVDGEEAREKGKESFRYTRPVLQSSLQLMGCKPRHAFKISQRVFELIRNVSSCNALLPDGTENVSPSKAEACKHMVSGEDHRSKSVPFEMYKTRTTVVVRRETFLDVVCDALAVYKYVGPNQRADLVLACRIRERKESVTVLLCGTSGCGKSTLSSLLGSRLGITTVISTDSIRHMMRSFADEKQNPLLWASTYHAGECLDPVAVAEAKAKKKAKKSAGSSHSLSKDGIADGSMSDAGLSTAELIGPKQMAIEGFKAQSEMVIDSLDRLITAWEERKESVIVEGVHLSLNFVMGLMKKHPSIIPFMIFITNEDKHLERFAVRAKYMTLDPAKNKYVKYIRNIRTIQEYLCQRADKHLVPKINNTNVDKSVAAIHATVFSCLRRREAGEQLYDPTRNTVTVVDEEYRNQRAANSLSSKGMFQLIQRKGSSRHLMALVNTDGSVAKAWPVDSVDRNGKPIFCHGTEMEIGSAEQVNLQFGLYGLSAWPKDGGPSCAGSVDGSRADDTETVSRHFSSCCSSPRSEGPAKELKEDNSVHGSDEEVDESADVGSDEELSDDDDKQVEEEVGSVDEESTKSDEEYEDLAMQDVQGNGYWSDDDATERKLKIFPVAEHPSANKDVDKYRQNLDLFLRTRNESFSEPLCSYTSLFMEKNEMTMPCSGNMKIRKRRSLSIPALGRHGSKTRGPILSGAPQC; encoded by the exons ATGAGTGAGTCGGCGAAGGTTTTGTACATAGTGGTGGTGGATGGCGAGGAAGCGAGAGAGAAAGGGAAGGAGTCTTTTCGATATACGCGTCCGGTTTTGCAGAGCTCTCTGCAACTCATGGGATGCAAACCTCGACACGCCTTCAAG ATTAGTCAACGAGTTTTTGAATTGATAAGAAACGTAAGTTCATGTAATGCCTTGCTTCCGGACGGGACAGAGAATGTTTCCCCCAGTAAAGCTGAGGCTTGCAAGCATATGGTTTCAGGGGAAGATCATAGAAGTAAGAGTGTACCATTTGAAATGTACAAAACACGTACGACTGTTGTAGTTAGGAGAGAAACTTTCTTGGATGTTGTTTGTGATGCTCTGGCTGTGTACAAGTATGTTGGTCCAAATCAGAGGGCAGACTTAGTTTTGGCATGCAG AATTCGAGAACGGAAGGAATCTGTAACAGTACTGTTGTGCGGCACCAGTGGCTGTGGAAAATCTACTTTGTCTTCATTGCTG GGTAGTAGGTTGGGAATCACAACTGTGATATCTACTGACTCGATTCGGCACATGATGAGGAGTTTCGCAGATGAGAAGCAAAATCCTTTACTATGGGCTTCAACCTATCATGCAGGGGAGTGTTTAGATCCAGTGGCAGTTGCAGAAGCAAAAGCCAAAAAGAAAGCCAAAAAATCAGCTGGAAGTTCACATTCACTTTCTAAAGATGGAATAGCTGATGGCTCTATGTCAGACGCTGGTTTGAGTACTGCTGAATTGATCGGTCCAAAGCAGATGGCCATTGAAGGATTCAAGGCACAAAGTGAGATGGTAATTGACAGTCTTGACCGTCTTATTACTGCATGGGAGGAAAGAAAAGAATCAGTTATTGTAGAAGGTGTTCACTTAAGCCTTAATTTTGTG ATGGGGCTTATGAAGAAACACCCTTCGATCATACCATTCATGATATTTATCACAAATGAGGATAAGCACTTGGAGAGATTTGCAGTACGTGCAAAGTATATGACACTGGACCCAGCAAAGAACAAATATGTGAAGTACATCCGAAACATCAGAACAATTCAAGAATATCTCTGCCAGAGGGCTGACAAGCATCTTGTCCCCAAAATTAACAACACTAATGTTGACAAGAGTGTGGCTGCAATCCATGCAACAGTCTTTAGCTGCCTCCGTAGGCGTGAAGCAGGGGAACAACTTTATGATCCCACGAGAAATACAGTAACCGTAGTGGATGAGGAGTATAGGAACCAGCGTGCAGCCAATTCTTTGAGTTCAAAGGGGATGTTTCAACTTATCCAGAGAAAAGGGTCATCTAGGCATCTGATGGCTCTTGTAAATACTGATGGATCTGTAGCAAAGGCTTGGCCTGTTGATTCAGTCGATCGTAATGGGAAGCCTATATTCTGCCATGGGACTGAGATGGAGATTGGCAGTGCAGAGCAAGTGAATCTTCAGTTTGGTCTCTATGGTTTAAGCGCTTGGCCCAAAGATGGTGGCCCAAGCTGTGCTGGAAGTGTTGATGGGTCAAGGGCTGATGATACTGAGACTGTAAGTAGGCATTTCTCTTCTTGCTGCAGCTCACCACGATCGGAGGGACCTGCCAAGGAG CTGAAGGAGGACAACTCGGTGCATGGCAGCGATGAAGAGGTTGATGAATCAGCTGATGTAGGCAGTGATGAGGAATtaagtgatgatgatgacaaGCAGGTTGAAGAAGAG GTAGGGTCAGTGGATGAGGAGTCTACGAAATCAGATGAAGAGTATGAAGACCTGGCAATGCAGGACGTTCAGGGGAATGGATACTGGTCAGATGATGATGCTACGGAGCGCAAGCTTAAGATATTCCCTGTTGCTGAGCACCCATCAGCCAATAAGGATGTGGATAAGTATCGCCAGAACCTGGATCTTTTCCTTAGAACTAGAAACGAGTCATTTTCTGAACCACTATGTTCATATACTTCTCTCTTTATGGAGAAGAATGAGATGACAATGCCGTGCTCTGGCAATATGAAAATTAGAAAACGCCGGTCCCTTAGCATTCCAGCATTGGGAAGGCATGGGTCAAAAACAAGGGGTCCCATACTTTCTGGTGCCCCTCAGTGCTAA
- the LOC133729419 gene encoding P-loop NTPase domain-containing protein LPA1 homolog 1 isoform X3, with protein MARKRERKGRSLFDIRVRFCRALCNSWDANLDTPSRIRERKESVTVLLCGTSGCGKSTLSSLLGSRLGITTVISTDSIRHMMRSFADEKQNPLLWASTYHAGECLDPVAVAEAKAKKKAKKSAGSSHSLSKDGIADGSMSDAGLSTAELIGPKQMAIEGFKAQSEMVIDSLDRLITAWEERKESVIVEGVHLSLNFVMGLMKKHPSIIPFMIFITNEDKHLERFAVRAKYMTLDPAKNKYVKYIRNIRTIQEYLCQRADKHLVPKINNTNVDKSVAAIHATVFSCLRRREAGEQLYDPTRNTVTVVDEEYRNQRAANSLSSKGMFQLIQRKGSSRHLMALVNTDGSVAKAWPVDSVDRNGKPIFCHGTEMEIGSAEQVNLQFGLYGLSAWPKDGGPSCAGSVDGSRADDTETVSRHFSSCCSSPRSEGPAKELKEDNSVHGSDEEVDESADVGSDEELSDDDDKQVEEEVGSVDEESTKSDEEYEDLAMQDVQGNGYWSDDDATERKLKIFPVAEHPSANKDVDKYRQNLDLFLRTRNESFSEPLCSYTSLFMEKNEMTMPCSGNMKIRKRRSLSIPALGRHGSKTRGPILSGAPQC; from the exons ATGGCGAGGAAGCGAGAGAGAAAGGGAAGGAGTCTTTTCGATATACGCGTCCGGTTTTGCAGAGCTCTCTGCAACTCATGGGATGCAAACCTCGACACGCCTTCAAG AATTCGAGAACGGAAGGAATCTGTAACAGTACTGTTGTGCGGCACCAGTGGCTGTGGAAAATCTACTTTGTCTTCATTGCTG GGTAGTAGGTTGGGAATCACAACTGTGATATCTACTGACTCGATTCGGCACATGATGAGGAGTTTCGCAGATGAGAAGCAAAATCCTTTACTATGGGCTTCAACCTATCATGCAGGGGAGTGTTTAGATCCAGTGGCAGTTGCAGAAGCAAAAGCCAAAAAGAAAGCCAAAAAATCAGCTGGAAGTTCACATTCACTTTCTAAAGATGGAATAGCTGATGGCTCTATGTCAGACGCTGGTTTGAGTACTGCTGAATTGATCGGTCCAAAGCAGATGGCCATTGAAGGATTCAAGGCACAAAGTGAGATGGTAATTGACAGTCTTGACCGTCTTATTACTGCATGGGAGGAAAGAAAAGAATCAGTTATTGTAGAAGGTGTTCACTTAAGCCTTAATTTTGTG ATGGGGCTTATGAAGAAACACCCTTCGATCATACCATTCATGATATTTATCACAAATGAGGATAAGCACTTGGAGAGATTTGCAGTACGTGCAAAGTATATGACACTGGACCCAGCAAAGAACAAATATGTGAAGTACATCCGAAACATCAGAACAATTCAAGAATATCTCTGCCAGAGGGCTGACAAGCATCTTGTCCCCAAAATTAACAACACTAATGTTGACAAGAGTGTGGCTGCAATCCATGCAACAGTCTTTAGCTGCCTCCGTAGGCGTGAAGCAGGGGAACAACTTTATGATCCCACGAGAAATACAGTAACCGTAGTGGATGAGGAGTATAGGAACCAGCGTGCAGCCAATTCTTTGAGTTCAAAGGGGATGTTTCAACTTATCCAGAGAAAAGGGTCATCTAGGCATCTGATGGCTCTTGTAAATACTGATGGATCTGTAGCAAAGGCTTGGCCTGTTGATTCAGTCGATCGTAATGGGAAGCCTATATTCTGCCATGGGACTGAGATGGAGATTGGCAGTGCAGAGCAAGTGAATCTTCAGTTTGGTCTCTATGGTTTAAGCGCTTGGCCCAAAGATGGTGGCCCAAGCTGTGCTGGAAGTGTTGATGGGTCAAGGGCTGATGATACTGAGACTGTAAGTAGGCATTTCTCTTCTTGCTGCAGCTCACCACGATCGGAGGGACCTGCCAAGGAG CTGAAGGAGGACAACTCGGTGCATGGCAGCGATGAAGAGGTTGATGAATCAGCTGATGTAGGCAGTGATGAGGAATtaagtgatgatgatgacaaGCAGGTTGAAGAAGAG GTAGGGTCAGTGGATGAGGAGTCTACGAAATCAGATGAAGAGTATGAAGACCTGGCAATGCAGGACGTTCAGGGGAATGGATACTGGTCAGATGATGATGCTACGGAGCGCAAGCTTAAGATATTCCCTGTTGCTGAGCACCCATCAGCCAATAAGGATGTGGATAAGTATCGCCAGAACCTGGATCTTTTCCTTAGAACTAGAAACGAGTCATTTTCTGAACCACTATGTTCATATACTTCTCTCTTTATGGAGAAGAATGAGATGACAATGCCGTGCTCTGGCAATATGAAAATTAGAAAACGCCGGTCCCTTAGCATTCCAGCATTGGGAAGGCATGGGTCAAAAACAAGGGGTCCCATACTTTCTGGTGCCCCTCAGTGCTAA
- the LOC133729419 gene encoding P-loop NTPase domain-containing protein LPA1 homolog 1 isoform X2, with translation MVSGEDHRSKSVPFEMYKTRTTVVVRRETFLDVVCDALAVYKYVGPNQRADLVLACRIRERKESVTVLLCGTSGCGKSTLSSLLGSRLGITTVISTDSIRHMMRSFADEKQNPLLWASTYHAGECLDPVAVAEAKAKKKAKKSAGSSHSLSKDGIADGSMSDAGLSTAELIGPKQMAIEGFKAQSEMVIDSLDRLITAWEERKESVIVEGVHLSLNFVMGLMKKHPSIIPFMIFITNEDKHLERFAVRAKYMTLDPAKNKYVKYIRNIRTIQEYLCQRADKHLVPKINNTNVDKSVAAIHATVFSCLRRREAGEQLYDPTRNTVTVVDEEYRNQRAANSLSSKGMFQLIQRKGSSRHLMALVNTDGSVAKAWPVDSVDRNGKPIFCHGTEMEIGSAEQVNLQFGLYGLSAWPKDGGPSCAGSVDGSRADDTETVSRHFSSCCSSPRSEGPAKELKEDNSVHGSDEEVDESADVGSDEELSDDDDKQVEEEVGSVDEESTKSDEEYEDLAMQDVQGNGYWSDDDATERKLKIFPVAEHPSANKDVDKYRQNLDLFLRTRNESFSEPLCSYTSLFMEKNEMTMPCSGNMKIRKRRSLSIPALGRHGSKTRGPILSGAPQC, from the exons ATGGTTTCAGGGGAAGATCATAGAAGTAAGAGTGTACCATTTGAAATGTACAAAACACGTACGACTGTTGTAGTTAGGAGAGAAACTTTCTTGGATGTTGTTTGTGATGCTCTGGCTGTGTACAAGTATGTTGGTCCAAATCAGAGGGCAGACTTAGTTTTGGCATGCAG AATTCGAGAACGGAAGGAATCTGTAACAGTACTGTTGTGCGGCACCAGTGGCTGTGGAAAATCTACTTTGTCTTCATTGCTG GGTAGTAGGTTGGGAATCACAACTGTGATATCTACTGACTCGATTCGGCACATGATGAGGAGTTTCGCAGATGAGAAGCAAAATCCTTTACTATGGGCTTCAACCTATCATGCAGGGGAGTGTTTAGATCCAGTGGCAGTTGCAGAAGCAAAAGCCAAAAAGAAAGCCAAAAAATCAGCTGGAAGTTCACATTCACTTTCTAAAGATGGAATAGCTGATGGCTCTATGTCAGACGCTGGTTTGAGTACTGCTGAATTGATCGGTCCAAAGCAGATGGCCATTGAAGGATTCAAGGCACAAAGTGAGATGGTAATTGACAGTCTTGACCGTCTTATTACTGCATGGGAGGAAAGAAAAGAATCAGTTATTGTAGAAGGTGTTCACTTAAGCCTTAATTTTGTG ATGGGGCTTATGAAGAAACACCCTTCGATCATACCATTCATGATATTTATCACAAATGAGGATAAGCACTTGGAGAGATTTGCAGTACGTGCAAAGTATATGACACTGGACCCAGCAAAGAACAAATATGTGAAGTACATCCGAAACATCAGAACAATTCAAGAATATCTCTGCCAGAGGGCTGACAAGCATCTTGTCCCCAAAATTAACAACACTAATGTTGACAAGAGTGTGGCTGCAATCCATGCAACAGTCTTTAGCTGCCTCCGTAGGCGTGAAGCAGGGGAACAACTTTATGATCCCACGAGAAATACAGTAACCGTAGTGGATGAGGAGTATAGGAACCAGCGTGCAGCCAATTCTTTGAGTTCAAAGGGGATGTTTCAACTTATCCAGAGAAAAGGGTCATCTAGGCATCTGATGGCTCTTGTAAATACTGATGGATCTGTAGCAAAGGCTTGGCCTGTTGATTCAGTCGATCGTAATGGGAAGCCTATATTCTGCCATGGGACTGAGATGGAGATTGGCAGTGCAGAGCAAGTGAATCTTCAGTTTGGTCTCTATGGTTTAAGCGCTTGGCCCAAAGATGGTGGCCCAAGCTGTGCTGGAAGTGTTGATGGGTCAAGGGCTGATGATACTGAGACTGTAAGTAGGCATTTCTCTTCTTGCTGCAGCTCACCACGATCGGAGGGACCTGCCAAGGAG CTGAAGGAGGACAACTCGGTGCATGGCAGCGATGAAGAGGTTGATGAATCAGCTGATGTAGGCAGTGATGAGGAATtaagtgatgatgatgacaaGCAGGTTGAAGAAGAG GTAGGGTCAGTGGATGAGGAGTCTACGAAATCAGATGAAGAGTATGAAGACCTGGCAATGCAGGACGTTCAGGGGAATGGATACTGGTCAGATGATGATGCTACGGAGCGCAAGCTTAAGATATTCCCTGTTGCTGAGCACCCATCAGCCAATAAGGATGTGGATAAGTATCGCCAGAACCTGGATCTTTTCCTTAGAACTAGAAACGAGTCATTTTCTGAACCACTATGTTCATATACTTCTCTCTTTATGGAGAAGAATGAGATGACAATGCCGTGCTCTGGCAATATGAAAATTAGAAAACGCCGGTCCCTTAGCATTCCAGCATTGGGAAGGCATGGGTCAAAAACAAGGGGTCCCATACTTTCTGGTGCCCCTCAGTGCTAA